The genomic stretch CTCTTCAGCACACTTTTGGTTTTCAGGGTATGCCAGATCAGGTAAGCAAAGCAAAGTAACGGAACGATATATGAAAGATGGGTGAAGCTGGTAGTGCTGGCAATGCCAGAATCAGCATTCAGTTTATCAATATCAATGATAGCACCCTGTGCCGGGGGGATGATAGCGCCACCCAGGATCATCATGATCAGGAAGGCAGATCCCTGGCTGGTGTATTTGCCCAGACCGGTGAGGGCCAGTGCAAAGATACAGGGCCACATAACGGAAGCAAACAGACCGCAGCTGATCAGCGCAAAGTTGGCTACCATACCGGTGGTGAGCAGGCCGATCACCACAGCAATTACACCCAGTACGCATACAGTCAGCAATTGCTTCACGGGTTTGTCGCCGGACCACAGGAAAGCGGCTACAGCAATGGCAATACAGATGACATAGGGGAGCAGGTCAATGACCTCGTTGCCCTTGATCAGGTTAACGATCAGGATGATACCGAATGCCAGGAAAGGCACGCCGATCACCAGCAGGCGCTTGGTAGCCTTGGAAACGTTGAAAATGCTCATGGCGCCTGTCCATCGGCCAATCATTAAGCTGCCCCAGTACAGGGAGATCAGGTGGGAGATATGCGCCTCGTCATAACCGCCAAATTCAGGCAGTTTGAGCAGGGCGCCAAAGTTATTGTCGATGGTCACTTCCACGCCTACATAGATGAAGATGGCAATCATACCCAGTACCATCTGGGGGTAAGCCATGGCGCCCCAGCCGTGTTTATTGCGGGAGGCCAGTACCATAGAGCCAAATAATACAATCAGGATCAGGGCCAGGCAGGTAAAGATGGTAATGCCTTTTTTGATGCCCAGTTCATCTTTCACTACGTCAGAGAACAGCACG from Candidatus Pseudobacter hemicellulosilyticus encodes the following:
- a CDS encoding MFS transporter; this translates as MSQQTKWSQFGVLMSVFFFWGFVAASNSIFIPFCKEYFKLDQIQSQLIGSAYYGAYFYGSLLLYLASYISGTDLLNKIGYKKGIIYGLLISVVGAVALAIFSGSAGVTFGLVLVSFFIIALGFSLQQTAAQAFALALGPPETGSHRLTMTGSLNSFGTLLGPIVVSVLLFGSVTEGAHADISSIQTLYFFLAALFIVVSIVFAISKLPKTTSDEKLEKSPKALLCLVIIGFLFLPVLFSDVVKDELGIKKGITIFTCLALILIVLFGSMVLASRNKHGWGAMAYPQMVLGMIAIFIYVGVEVTIDNNFGALLKLPEFGGYDEAHISHLISLYWGSLMIGRWTGAMSIFNVSKATKRLLVIGVPFLAFGIILIVNLIKGNEVIDLLPYVICIAIAVAAFLWSGDKPVKQLLTVCVLGVIAVVIGLLTTGMVANFALISCGLFASVMWPCIFALALTGLGKYTSQGSAFLIMMILGGAIIPPAQGAIIDIDKLNADSGIASTTSFTHLSYIVPLLCFAYLIWHTLKTKSVLKSQGLDVDAQAVAAH